The Spirochaetaceae bacterium sequence ATTTTTACGGCGTGGTTTAATTGATTGGGCATAGTTAATCTCCTTAGTACACAACTTTCGGAGGGCTATAGCTACACTTTAAAATTAATAATTAAAAAGTAAGAATTAATCATTGGAAGATACCGGTTATTAATTTTTAGTTTTTAATTCTTAATTTTATCCTAGCAATTATCATCAATCTCTGCTAAACTATTTTTATGCAGGCTTTATATATTTTAGATGGTTACGGTTTAGTTTACCGCAGTTATTACGCTTTTTCGGGGCGGCCGCTTAACAATGCGGCGGGCGAAAATGTGGCGGCCATATTGGCTTTTTACCGCTCGCTTTTTGCTTTTTTTAAGGAGCAGCGGCCCAGCCACTTTATGGTAGCTTTGGATTGTAAAGAAAAAAATTTTAGGTACAACCTTTATCCCGAATATAAAGCTAACCGCCAAAAGGCGCCGGCCGATTTACATAGCCAAACGGCTATCATCGAGGAGTTATTGGCGGCTTTAAATTTGCAAAGCGTACGCGTAGAGGGTTACGAGGCCGACGATGTAATTGCCACCGTTGCTTTAAGCCGTAAAAAAGCAGGTAAAAAAACCGTTATTGTTAGCAGTGATAAAGACTTAATGCAGTTAATAGATGATGATTATGTTACTATGCTGCGGCCCGGCAGCAAAGGGTTTACCCTTTACGATAGCGCTAAGGTTTACGAAGAAAAACAGGTAAAAGCCGGCCAAATACGCGATTATTTAGCCATTGTGGGCGATAGCAGCGATAATATTCCCGGTGTGGCCGGTTTAGGGCCTAAAGCCGCCGAAAAACTCTTGCAAAGTTATGAAAATTTAGATGAAATTTATAAATATATTAACCAAATAACACCGGCCGGTGTGCAAACCAAGCTGGCGGCTCAAAAAGATAACGCCTATTTAAGTTATTTGCTGGCTACGTTAAAAGAAGATGTGCCGCTGCCAAATTTGAGCGAAGACGCTTTAAAAACGGTTCCTAATTATGGAGCAGCCATAGAAATATTTGAAAGAGCCGGTATCCCCAGTTTAGTGGAGGCTTGCCGGAAAGAGCTGGCTAACCCCACTTTAGCCGGCCCGGTTATTAATCAACCCGAAGCTAAACCAAAAAAAGAAGTTAAAAATAATCCCTTACTTTTTGCCATGCCCAACCGGCTGACGAGTTACGATGGGGCTAAGCAAAGTTATCAGTTATTAGATAGCCTTGATAAGATACAAAAATGGGCAGCTAAAGCCGCAGAGGCCACCTTAATGGCCTTTGATACCGAAACCGACGGCTTAAGCCACACCGCTAAGGTGGTGGGTTTTAGTTTTTGTTATGCCGAGAATGAGGCCGTTTATATTCCTTTAAAAGCGCCTAATGCCTTAAGTTATAACGCCGATGATTTACTGGCCATCTTAAAGCCTTTGCTGGAAAACCCCAAGTTAAAGTTAATTGGCCAAAATATCAAATTTGATTATAAAATTACCAAAAAATTTGGCATAACCATTCAACCTTACTTTGATACCATGTTGGCCGCTTGGCTGCTGGACACCGAAGGAGCGGTAGGTATGGATTATTTAGCCGAACGTTATTTGGCCTATAAAACCATCAAATTTGAAGAAGTGGTACCTAAAAAAGCCACTTTTAACGAAGTGCCGCTGGCAGAGGCCGCCATCTATGCCGCCGAAGACGCCGACATTACCTTTAAGCTTTATCATAAACTTAAGCCGCTTATCGAGGAGCATAAACTTACTAAAGTTTTTTATGATATAGAAATGCCCTTGCTGACTATCCTTGCCGAGATGGAGCTAACCGGTATTCAGCTTAATGTGCAGGCTTTAAATAGTTTTGGCGGCGAACTTACCGGCGAACTAACTAAACTAGAAGAAGTTATCTGCAATTTGGCCGATGTAAATTTTAATTTACAGTCGCCTAAACAGCTGGCAGAGGTGCTTTTTGATAAACTTAAATTGCCCGAAGTTAAAAAACGCAGCACCGATGTTAATGTGCTGGAAGAGCTGGCCCCGCAGCATGAAATTGCCCGCCAAATGCTTAAATACCGTACACTTATTAAACTTAAAACCACTTATGTAGATGCATTGCCTAAAGAAAGCGATAGTAACGGCAAAATTCATACCGATTTTATCCAAACGGGGGCGGCAACGGGGCGGCTGGCCAGCCGTAACCCTAATTTGCAAAATATTCCGGTGCGCGAAGATAACGGCCGGCGTATCCGCACCGCCTTTGAGGCCGCTACCGGCAACAAATTAATTAGCGC is a genomic window containing:
- the polA gene encoding DNA polymerase I encodes the protein MQALYILDGYGLVYRSYYAFSGRPLNNAAGENVAAILAFYRSLFAFFKEQRPSHFMVALDCKEKNFRYNLYPEYKANRQKAPADLHSQTAIIEELLAALNLQSVRVEGYEADDVIATVALSRKKAGKKTVIVSSDKDLMQLIDDDYVTMLRPGSKGFTLYDSAKVYEEKQVKAGQIRDYLAIVGDSSDNIPGVAGLGPKAAEKLLQSYENLDEIYKYINQITPAGVQTKLAAQKDNAYLSYLLATLKEDVPLPNLSEDALKTVPNYGAAIEIFERAGIPSLVEACRKELANPTLAGPVINQPEAKPKKEVKNNPLLFAMPNRLTSYDGAKQSYQLLDSLDKIQKWAAKAAEATLMAFDTETDGLSHTAKVVGFSFCYAENEAVYIPLKAPNALSYNADDLLAILKPLLENPKLKLIGQNIKFDYKITKKFGITIQPYFDTMLAAWLLDTEGAVGMDYLAERYLAYKTIKFEEVVPKKATFNEVPLAEAAIYAAEDADITFKLYHKLKPLIEEHKLTKVFYDIEMPLLTILAEMELTGIQLNVQALNSFGGELTGELTKLEEVICNLADVNFNLQSPKQLAEVLFDKLKLPEVKKRSTDVNVLEELAPQHEIARQMLKYRTLIKLKTTYVDALPKESDSNGKIHTDFIQTGAATGRLASRNPNLQNIPVREDNGRRIRTAFEAATGNKLISADYSQIELVALAYLAGDERMIEVFKAGRDLHRETAAFIFGLTPAEITAGQRSVAKAINFGVVYGMSAFRLSNELKISRKEAQSYIDNYFTTYNKVKSFMGETLLKAEELGGVHTIMGRFRPIPFLFSRNNNERSMGERMAINTVVQGSAADIVKLAMIKLDKELKAKNLPSKLLLQVHDEIIVEAGLAEEAVTINLMKEVMTAVPLTLPIPMTIGVSVSSANNWGELK